AGAAATGATGAACGGCAAGGTCGGGTTTGAAAGCGACGTGGACGAAGGCAGCACGTTTTGGGTAGCGTTCAAGTTTTGACACAGCATGAAAGAGACCAAATTCATCGAGCAAAACAAGGAAAAATGGGCTGACTTCGAGGAGTCGCTCCGCGAGCGCCAGCACGACCCCGCTCGGCTGAACGAACTTTTCGTGCAAATCACCGACGACCTGTCATACGCCCGCACTTTCTACCCGAACCGCTCGGTACGAATGTATCTCAACACGCTGGCGCAGCGCATTTTCCACAACATCTACCAAGGCAAACGCCTCCCGGTGGAACGACTGCGGCGCTTCTGGACGGACGAGTTGCCACAACTTTTCTGGCTGGAGCGACGGGCGTTTTTTCTGTCTTTTTGCGTGTTCGCCCTAGCCTTTTCGATTGGGGTGGTGTCGAGCGTCATCAACCCCGATTTTGCCCGCATCATACTCGGCGACGAGTATGTGGAAATGACCGTGCGCAACATCGAGGGAGGCGACCCCATGGCCGTATATAAGCGCGAGGCGCCGGGGGGCATGACGGTCAGCATCGCCGCTCGCAATCTTTTCGTTGCTTTTCAAACGGCCATTTTGGGTGTGTTGGCCTCCATCGGCACCGTGTTCATCTTGCTCATCAATGGCATCATGGTAGGTGCTTTTCAATATTTTTTTGTCGAAAAGGGCGTGTTTTGGGATTCCTTTCTCACCATCTGGATTCACGGCACTTTAGAGATTAGCGCCATCATCATCGCTGGTGCCTCCGGGCTGGTGGCTGGGTCGGGGTTGTTGTTTCCGGGCACCTACACGCGCGGGCAAGCCTTTCAAATCAGCATACGGCGCGGGCTAAAAATGTTTTTTGGCATCGTGCCCATCATCTTGCTGGCAGCTTTTTTTGAGGGCTTTTTCACGCGCTACACCCAAACGCCCGATGCGCTGCGGGCGGCGTTCATCCTCACCTCGCTGGCTTTTGTACTTTGGTACTTTGTGTGGCTCCCCCGCCACAAGGCAACAACTGGCGGTTTCCATGAGCCGCCACACGACAAAGAGATTCCGCCCGACCGCGCACATGCCATTGACTTCAATGCCATCAAAAGCGCCGGGGAGATTTTTTCCGATACTTTCACCTTGCTGCGTCGCCACCCTAAAACCACTTTGTGGGGGCTTTTTGGCACGGCGGCTCTTTTTGTGGCTTTTGCGTTCGGCCTTTCGCACCAAGACCCGGCCAGCACTTTTTACCTCGACAATCAGGCCCGATGGCCTTTCAACACCTTAGTCGGCACCGCGCAGTTTTTTCAAAATGACCCGGTCCCGTTTTTATTCTATTTCCAAATCATGCTCCTCGCCATGCTGACAATAGCGGCGTTTCGCGCATTGGAACAAGAAATGGCGGCAGAAATGCGAGTGCCTTTTTCCCGAAAAAGGATGTTGCTCGCGGTCTTGCCGATATTGCTGCCAATGTTGGGCTTTGTCTTCGTATTCCAGCTTTGGGAGGAAGGCGCCGCGTTTTTGTGGGGCATGGCAGCCTATCCTTTTTTGGCGCTTTGGAGTGCCGCTATCTATTTTGAGACACTCAACCCTTTGGCGGCATTGCTTCGGGCTTTTCGGCTGATGCGCTGGGGGCAGGGGCTGACGCTAGGCTTTCTCGTGGTGATGTTGCAAGTGCTGCTTTTCATGTTTATTGACACCCCTGTTTGGAGCCTCGCCCTGCAACTATTTAGCTGGCTGGTGCCGCAGCAGGCTGGCGCGATGGCTGCCTACACGACCATCGCCACTTGCGGCGCCGCGAGCGTGTTGCTCTATTTTGCTTTCTTGATGATTGCGCTCTGCGGTGGCCTACAGTATTTCTCGAGCCGCGAAATCACCGATGCCACCAGCCTTTTTGAGGGCATCGAGCAAGTGGGTAGCGGACGACAGATTAGGGGGTTGGCACGCGAATGACGCTAGGCGGGTACAAGGGGTACAAGGGTTATACCCAGATTAAAAGAGTTGTTGCGGAGGAGGGCTTTCCTTCGCCAAGGGCCTCCACCGCAACAACTCTAACGAGGATTTCAGGATTCACTCGATTGATTTGCTTGATTTTTCAAAGGATTGCAAGTGTCGTTCGTTCAAAATCACCTTGCGTTGACTAAATTCGTTTAAAAAAACAGCCTCGTCTGACCTTGTGCTTAGGGGTTGATTTGTGTTGACAACAAAACTTTGATTTAGTGAAAATTAAAAACATCCTGCTCTTCATGTCGCTCCCGCTTGCCGCAGCCGCGCAAGAGGTGGACACGCTCTGGAACGACGGGCAAGAATACCCCTACTATTACGAGGAACCCAAGGAGGACTACATCGTCAACAATCCCCCACCCTATCAGCCTGCGCCGTTGGCACCGATGGCCGTGCGCAGCATCAAGGGCGAACGATGGGACGA
This Saprospiraceae bacterium DNA region includes the following protein-coding sequences:
- a CDS encoding stage II sporulation protein M; the protein is MKETKFIEQNKEKWADFEESLRERQHDPARLNELFVQITDDLSYARTFYPNRSVRMYLNTLAQRIFHNIYQGKRLPVERLRRFWTDELPQLFWLERRAFFLSFCVFALAFSIGVVSSVINPDFARIILGDEYVEMTVRNIEGGDPMAVYKREAPGGMTVSIAARNLFVAFQTAILGVLASIGTVFILLINGIMVGAFQYFFVEKGVFWDSFLTIWIHGTLEISAIIIAGASGLVAGSGLLFPGTYTRGQAFQISIRRGLKMFFGIVPIILLAAFFEGFFTRYTQTPDALRAAFILTSLAFVLWYFVWLPRHKATTGGFHEPPHDKEIPPDRAHAIDFNAIKSAGEIFSDTFTLLRRHPKTTLWGLFGTAALFVAFAFGLSHQDPASTFYLDNQARWPFNTLVGTAQFFQNDPVPFLFYFQIMLLAMLTIAAFRALEQEMAAEMRVPFSRKRMLLAVLPILLPMLGFVFVFQLWEEGAAFLWGMAAYPFLALWSAAIYFETLNPLAALLRAFRLMRWGQGLTLGFLVVMLQVLLFMFIDTPVWSLALQLFSWLVPQQAGAMAAYTTIATCGAASVLLYFAFLMIALCGGLQYFSSREITDATSLFEGIEQVGSGRQIRGLARE